In a single window of the Zonotrichia albicollis isolate bZonAlb1 chromosome 23, bZonAlb1.hap1, whole genome shotgun sequence genome:
- the TBKBP1 gene encoding TANK-binding kinase 1-binding protein 1 — MDSMFEDDISILTQEALGPDEDWLDSPNTDLSGEMCSASHFALITAYDDIKNRLTGLERENSTLKRRLKMYEVKYPLIGEFGEEHIFSLYEAKENSLLKSEKASLQQQLNQFQHELQKSKEREEQLEEMIQAYEKLCVEKADLETELGEMRALVETHLSRIRSLEQQLRQRDGGAFPGLGAQDVPFMALHPGPGLSHVLERAAGWQSRGLEAELEAARQENQRAQHREEHLKAECERLQAELKHLQDRREQEQSERDMAWVKKVGDDQVNLALAYTELTEELCRLRNLSSLQSQILRALLQDKSLNGGQRHSPLSQCHSPAQQRRSPAPQCPSPVPPVRPQCQSPALQRRSPGPPSQSPAQQRRSPAPGPCQSPAQQRRSPVPPPSQSPGQQRRSPAPPPPPCPAPGAASPHRLPAERMELPYAKPSSRHIKAGFQGRRSYSEVTNVALYQQSRSLWLQPEASTLPKHRPYGEVYLGAAGAPLSAHEPFEEHVRFEKQSSDEEEWALPSPPSPEAGAIRCASFCAGFPAPDADAAHRTAAAYARAEHAQSWPSINLLLETVDSEVRSCPLCQLAFPIGYPDDALVKHIDSHLENSKI; from the exons ATGGACTCCATGTTCGAGGACGACATCAGCATCCTGACGCAGGAGGCGCTGGGGCCGGACGAGGACTGGCTGGACAGCCCCAACACCGACCTCTCGGGCGAGATGTGCTCGGCCTCGCACTTTGCCCTCATCACCGCCTACGACGACATCAAGAACCGGCTGACGGGGCTCGAGAGGGAGAACTCCACGCTCAAGCGCCGCCTCAAGATGTACGAGGTCAAg TACCCCCTGATCGGCGAGTTCGGCGAGGAGCACATCTTCTCCCTCTACGAGGCCAAGGAGAACTCGCTGCTCAAGAGCGAGAAGGCGtcgctgcagcagcagctcaaccAGTTCCAGCACGAG ctgcagaagagCAAAGAGcgggaggagcagctggaggagatgaTCCAGGCCTACGAGAAGCTGTGCGTGGAGAAGGCGGACCTGGAGACGGAGCTGGGAGAGATG CGGGCGCTGGTGGAGACGCACCTGAGCCGCATCcggagcctggagcagcagctgcggCAGCGCGACGGCGGCGCCTTCCCCGGGCTGGGCGCCCAGGACGTGCCGTTCATGGCCCTGCACCCCGGCCCCGGGCTGAGCCACG TGCTGGAGCGCGCCGCGGGCTGGCAGAGCCGCGGGCTGGAGGCCGAGCTGGAGGCGGCGCGCCAGGAGAACCAGCGCGCCCAGCACCGCGAGGAGCACCTCAAGGCCGAGTGCGAGAGGCTGCAGGCCGAGCTCAAACACCTGCAGGACCGCCGCGAGCAG gagcaGTCGGAGCGGGACATGGCCTGGGTGAAGAAGGTGGGCGACGACCA GGTGAACCTGGCGCTGGCCTACACGGAGCTGACGGAGGAGCTGTGCCGCCTGCGCAACCTCAGCTCGCTGCAGAGCCAGATCCTGCGGGCGCTGCTGCAGGACAAGAGCCTCAACGGGG GCCAGCGCCACTCGCCGCTGTCGCAGTGCCACTCGCCGGCCCAGCAGCGCCGCTCGCCCGCCCCGCAGTGCCCCTCGCCCGTTCCCCCGGTTCGCCCGCAGTGCCAATCCCCCGCCCTCCAGCGCCGCTCGCCGGGACCCCCGAGCCAATCTCCGGCCCAGCAGCGCCGCTCGCCCGCGCCCGGCCCGTGCCAGTCGCCGGCCCAGCAGCGCCGCTCGCCGGTGCCGCCGCCCAGCCAGTCCCCGGGGCAGCAGCGCCGCtcgcccgcgccgccgccgccgccctgcccggccccgggcgcGGCGTCCCCGCACCGCCTGCCCGCCGAGCGCATGGAGCTGCCCTACGCCAAGCCCTCGAGCCGCCACATCAAGGCCGGCTTCCAGGGCCGCCGCAGCTACTCGGAGGTGACCAACGTGGCGCTGTACCAGCAGAGCCGCTCGCTCTGGCTGCAGCCCGAGGCCTCCACGCTGCCCAAGCACCGGCCCTACGGCGAGGTCTACCTGGGGGCCGCGGGGGCGCCGCTGAGCGCCCACGAGCCCTTCGAGGAGCACGTGCGCTTCGAGAAGCAGTCGTCGGACGAGGAGGAGTGGGCGCTGCCCAGCCCGCCCAGCCCCGAGGCCGGCGCCATCCGCTGCGCCTCCTTCTGCGCCGGCTTCCCCGCGCCCGACGCCGACGCCGCGCACCGGACGGCGGCCGCCTACGCCCGCGCCGAGCACGCCCAGTCCTGGCCTTCCATCAAC ctgctgctggagacggTGGATTCGGAGGTGCGGAGCTGCCCGCTGTGCCAGCTGGCCTTCCCCATCGGCTACCCGGACGATGCCCTGGTCAAACACATCGACTCGCACCTGGAGAACAGCAAGATCTGA